CGGATGCGCGAGCTGTTCGACGCGCGGTTGAACCTCGACGATACGCCGATGACCCCGGAACAGATCGCCGAAGCGGTCCGCACCGCCGACGTGCTGGTGCCCACCGTTACCGACTTGGTCAACGAAGAGATCCTCAAGCAGCCCGACTGCAAGCTGCGCATGATCGCCAATTTCGGCAACGGCGTCGACAATATCGACGTCACCGCAGCGCATGCGCGCGGCATCACCGTGACCAACACGCCGAAGGTTTTGACCGAAGACACCGCCGACATGACCATGGCGCTGATCCTCGCCGTGCCGCGGCGCATGATCGAGGGCGCGGCGATTCTGACCGAGGGCAAGAACTGGCCGGGCTGGTCGCCGACCTGGATGCTCGGCCATCGCATCGGCGGCAAGCGCCTCGGCATCATCGGCATGGGCCGTATCGGCCAAGCCGTGGCACGCCGCGCGCGCGCCTTCGGGCTGCAGATCCACTATCACAACCGCCGTCCGGTCGCGCCTGTTATCGCCGAAGAACTCGGCGCAACCTACTGGGAAAGCCTCGACCAGATGCTGGCGCGGATGGACATCATCTCGGTGAACTGTCCGCACACGCCGGCGACCTATCATCTGCTCTCGGCGCGACGTCTGAAGCTGATCCGCAAGGAAGCCTACATCGTCAACACCGCGCGCGGCGGCGTGATCGACGAGGACATGCTGATCAAGTTGATCGAGGCCGGCGAGATCGGCGGCGCCGGTCTCGACGTCTACGAACACGAGCCCGCGGTCAATCCGAAACTGGTGCGGCTGGCCAGGGCCGGCAAGGCGACGCTGCTGCCGCATATGGGCTCGGCCACCATCGAAGGCCGCGTCGAAATGGGCGAGAAGGTGATCATCAACATCCGCACCTTCCTCGACAACCACAAGCCGCCGGATCGCGTGCTGCCGAGCATGCTGTGAGACTGGAGCGCTGACGCTTACCCTTCCCTGGAGGGCCCGCAAGCGGGAGAGGGGGTGGGGGCAGCCACACGGGGACTCTATGCTGCGTGCGCGCTCAGATCGGTGATGGTGGGCGCATCGCCATTGAGCGGGTTGGCGGGATCGCGCGCATAGCGCAGGGTTTCGAACCGCATCGCGCGCGCATCCACCATCACCAGCCGCCCGACCAGGCTGTCGCCGAAGCCGACGATTTCGCGGATCGCTTCCAGCGCCATCATCGACCCCAGAATGCCCGCCAGCGCGCCCATCACGCCGGCTTCGGCGCAAGCCGGCACAGTGCCCGGCGGCGGGGCTTCCGGAAACAGGCAACGATAGGTCGGATTGAACCCGCCGTCGGCGCCGCGCTCATGCGCGCGGATCGTCGTCAGCGAGCCGTCAAACTGGCCGAGTGCGGCCGTGATCAGCGGCTTGCCGGCGAGATAGCAGGCATCGGACACCAGATAGCGGGTTTCGAAATTGTCGGAGCCGTCGAGCACGAGGTCATAGCCGCCGATCAGCGACATCACATTCTTTGCATCGAGACGCACCGCATGCGCCTCGAAATGGACATGGGGGTTGAGCGCGTGAATCTGATCGGCCGCGCTGTCGACCTTGCGCCGGCCGATATCCGGCGTGGCATGAATGATCTGGCGCTGCAGATTGGACAGCGACACGATATCGTCATCGACAGCGCCGAGCCTGCCGACGCCGGCAGCCGCCAGATACATCAGAACCGGCGCGCCAAGCCCGCCGGCGCCGATCACCAGCACAGAGGCCTCCTTCAGCGCCGCCTGGCCGGGGCCACCGACGTCGCGCAGCACGATATGGCGGGCGTAGCGTTCGAGTTCGTCGGCCGTCAGCATGGTCCGTCTCGTCCTTGCGTGGTTCCGTGAACCGGCGCGCTGTTGTTGCCGACCAAGCAGATGTGCTTAGTTGGCCCGAGGTCAATGATCGCTCCAAACATCTGCCGGGATTT
The Bradyrhizobium sp. KBS0727 genome window above contains:
- a CDS encoding D-glycerate dehydrogenase; protein product: MSAKKKPLVVVTRKLPDSIETRMRELFDARLNLDDTPMTPEQIAEAVRTADVLVPTVTDLVNEEILKQPDCKLRMIANFGNGVDNIDVTAAHARGITVTNTPKVLTEDTADMTMALILAVPRRMIEGAAILTEGKNWPGWSPTWMLGHRIGGKRLGIIGMGRIGQAVARRARAFGLQIHYHNRRPVAPVIAEELGATYWESLDQMLARMDIISVNCPHTPATYHLLSARRLKLIRKEAYIVNTARGGVIDEDMLIKLIEAGEIGGAGLDVYEHEPAVNPKLVRLARAGKATLLPHMGSATIEGRVEMGEKVIINIRTFLDNHKPPDRVLPSML
- a CDS encoding molybdopterin-synthase adenylyltransferase MoeB; protein product: MLTADELERYARHIVLRDVGGPGQAALKEASVLVIGAGGLGAPVLMYLAAAGVGRLGAVDDDIVSLSNLQRQIIHATPDIGRRKVDSAADQIHALNPHVHFEAHAVRLDAKNVMSLIGGYDLVLDGSDNFETRYLVSDACYLAGKPLITAALGQFDGSLTTIRAHERGADGGFNPTYRCLFPEAPPPGTVPACAEAGVMGALAGILGSMMALEAIREIVGFGDSLVGRLVMVDARAMRFETLRYARDPANPLNGDAPTITDLSAHAA